In the genome of Spirochaeta cellobiosiphila DSM 17781, one region contains:
- the pheA gene encoding prephenate dehydratase gives MIVALKHNISSEQSKKFYDSIASKDCTYEEHNFGAYTIVSIDGDLSGLCADKDVIASVVIPKSLRHFKKDNTTVSLGSLQIGDNRLTIGIDQPSPDLFQSVIVNGASFVRIANSFDAPQSSIPYIVVINSQEELDNIPEYVPIQLNYLPDKWPVSRSGLILLPRSIFNNISDWLWASHLLLDNNNVNIILFMDLLTELSDSLSIIKIKELSHLPLFVDCSSMPLSKEKVIPLILSSVLTGVNGIILEVHENKDSLNLFQFEELMMNIIGLAAMMDMELSRLPLKINSSHKTIQEFTEKLPIGFQGERGAYSEKALFTYFDENKAEPIAYSSFREVFEAVLKGEIVYGVLPVENTLGGSIHENYDLLLQYPDIKIIGEQQIRIQHNLICHPLADWKSIKKVYSHPQGLAQCKEFLDSHPEWEKIPYYDTAGSVKQIAQTGDVTLAGIASVKAAEVYQMKILQSGVETNPMNYTRFYIVAGRSEPDIVNANAATFVFSTQNTPGSLVRSLAILQDNDVNMHKLESRPINGKPWTYMFYTDVDLPEDKAKYQRAITQLREVALTFRILGEYSR, from the coding sequence ATGATCGTTGCATTAAAACACAATATAAGTTCAGAGCAAAGTAAAAAATTCTATGATAGTATTGCTTCAAAAGACTGTACTTATGAGGAACATAATTTTGGGGCTTATACTATAGTATCCATAGATGGTGATTTATCTGGATTATGTGCAGATAAAGATGTTATTGCCTCAGTTGTTATCCCCAAATCCCTTCGTCATTTTAAGAAGGATAATACAACAGTTTCACTTGGTTCATTACAGATCGGAGATAATCGATTAACGATTGGAATAGATCAGCCTTCTCCTGATCTATTCCAAAGTGTGATAGTCAATGGAGCTTCTTTTGTTAGAATAGCCAACAGCTTTGATGCTCCTCAATCATCAATTCCTTATATTGTTGTTATAAATTCTCAAGAAGAGTTGGATAATATACCAGAATATGTACCAATACAGCTTAATTACCTTCCGGATAAGTGGCCTGTAAGCAGATCTGGACTTATTTTATTGCCCCGCTCTATTTTCAATAATATCAGTGATTGGTTGTGGGCCAGTCATTTACTTCTGGATAATAATAATGTAAACATCATTTTGTTTATGGATTTGCTCACAGAATTATCGGATTCTCTAAGTATCATTAAAATAAAAGAACTTAGTCATCTTCCTCTTTTTGTAGACTGTAGTTCTATGCCCTTGTCTAAAGAGAAAGTAATACCTCTAATTCTGTCTTCAGTTCTTACGGGTGTAAATGGAATTATATTAGAAGTTCATGAGAATAAGGATAGCTTAAACCTTTTTCAATTTGAAGAGTTAATGATGAATATAATAGGTCTAGCTGCCATGATGGATATGGAGTTAAGTAGGTTGCCTTTAAAAATCAATTCATCTCATAAGACTATCCAGGAGTTTACTGAGAAGCTGCCTATAGGCTTTCAAGGAGAACGGGGGGCTTATTCTGAAAAGGCTCTTTTTACTTACTTTGATGAGAATAAAGCTGAACCTATAGCATATAGTAGTTTTAGGGAAGTCTTTGAAGCCGTTTTAAAAGGGGAAATCGTCTATGGTGTTCTACCAGTGGAGAACACTCTAGGAGGTTCCATACATGAAAACTATGATTTATTATTACAATACCCTGATATCAAAATCATTGGTGAGCAACAGATTAGGATTCAGCACAATCTTATCTGCCATCCTTTGGCTGACTGGAAGAGTATTAAAAAGGTGTACAGTCATCCCCAGGGCTTAGCCCAATGTAAGGAATTCCTTGATAGTCATCCTGAATGGGAAAAGATTCCCTATTATGATACTGCTGGTTCTGTGAAGCAGATAGCTCAAACGGGTGATGTGACACTGGCAGGCATTGCCAGTGTAAAGGCAGCAGAAGTCTATCAAATGAAGATCCTTCAATCGGGTGTTGAAACTAATCCGATGAACTACACGCGGTTTTATATTGTAGCTGGACGATCTGAACCAGATATAGTGAATGCCAATGCTGCTACTTTTGTCTTTTCTACTCAAAATACACCAGGTTCCCTAGTTCGTAGTTTAGCTATTTTGCAAGACAATGATGTAAATATGCATAAGCTAGAGTCGCGGCCTATTAATGGTAAGCCCTGGACTTACATGTTTTATACAGATGTTGATCTACCTGAGGATAAAGCTAAATACCAAAGAGCCATTACTCAATTAAGGGAAGTAGCTTTAACTTTCCGTATTTTAGGTGAATATAGTAGGTAA
- a CDS encoding peptide ABC transporter substrate-binding protein, with translation MRRLISLIVLSVLCYQGFSEDMTVLIDTSDVAMDPAHAITTTEAQFFTGIYEGIVTYDPQTLEPLPAIASSWDISKDKLRYTFHLNPNAKFSDGTPIKAQDFYDSWMRLILPQTNADYASLLDIVQGVRDYRLGKIKDKKTVKITVINDTTLQVDLVRPGAHFLNILCHHSFIPYTLNKQGDPKFSGAFYPVKQDYGYDLIKNNYYWDKANVALDKIKLKVVDDPSEKTDMFNKNQAQWVADGFDFNGVSWRPAIVYNSLFATSYFYFQESNEVYKNPKVRLGLIQLLPWQEIRKNQYYQTETLVPAFQSYPKVEGSAHTDIEKGMANLKEAGYPEGKGLPTIKILISQSDELNRIALLMKNTWEEKLKVTVDIEQTPYNQYYRALDEDSYTLGSISWIGDFADPLTFLQMWTSNSNLNDSQYSNKAYDDIVEQSSGEPRPDRFKTQAEAEKILLDSGIILPLGNSAVFNLIDTNYIKGWYANPLDIHPFKYLDYGEGLIIPGLAFIDSRNTLNPLVNLIPEQHSSHS, from the coding sequence TTGCGTAGATTAATTAGTCTTATAGTACTTTCAGTTCTTTGTTATCAAGGTTTTAGCGAGGACATGACAGTCCTCATCGACACATCAGATGTTGCTATGGATCCGGCACATGCCATTACAACAACAGAAGCACAATTCTTCACCGGCATTTATGAGGGTATAGTGACCTATGATCCCCAAACCCTTGAACCTCTTCCGGCAATAGCCTCTTCCTGGGATATATCAAAAGATAAGTTAAGATACACCTTTCACCTAAACCCAAATGCAAAATTCAGCGATGGCACTCCTATTAAGGCACAAGATTTCTATGACTCCTGGATGAGATTAATCCTACCACAAACCAATGCGGACTATGCCTCCTTATTGGATATAGTTCAGGGAGTCAGAGACTACCGCCTGGGTAAGATAAAAGATAAAAAAACAGTCAAGATAACCGTAATAAATGACACCACTTTACAAGTAGACCTTGTTAGACCAGGAGCGCATTTTCTAAACATATTATGTCACCACAGCTTCATCCCCTACACATTAAATAAACAAGGAGATCCTAAATTCTCAGGGGCTTTCTATCCTGTAAAACAGGACTATGGATACGATCTCATTAAAAATAACTACTATTGGGATAAAGCAAATGTAGCCTTGGATAAGATCAAATTAAAAGTAGTTGATGATCCTTCAGAGAAAACAGATATGTTTAATAAAAATCAGGCACAATGGGTTGCTGATGGTTTTGATTTTAATGGAGTTAGCTGGCGACCAGCCATTGTATACAATAGCTTATTTGCCACAAGTTACTTTTACTTTCAAGAGTCCAATGAGGTTTATAAGAACCCCAAAGTTAGACTGGGCTTAATCCAACTATTACCTTGGCAAGAAATACGAAAAAATCAGTATTATCAAACAGAAACCTTAGTTCCCGCTTTCCAATCCTACCCCAAAGTGGAAGGAAGTGCTCATACGGATATTGAAAAGGGAATGGCCAACTTAAAAGAGGCCGGTTATCCAGAAGGAAAGGGACTTCCCACCATAAAAATCCTTATATCCCAAAGTGATGAGTTAAACAGGATCGCTCTCTTAATGAAAAACACTTGGGAAGAAAAACTAAAAGTCACAGTAGATATCGAACAAACACCTTATAACCAATATTACAGAGCCTTGGACGAAGATAGCTATACATTAGGATCCATAAGCTGGATAGGAGATTTTGCAGATCCGCTTACTTTCCTACAAATGTGGACAAGCAACAGTAATCTTAACGATAGTCAATATTCAAATAAGGCATATGATGACATAGTAGAGCAATCCTCTGGAGAACCCAGACCTGACCGCTTTAAAACACAAGCGGAGGCAGAAAAAATCTTACTCGATTCGGGTATCATTCTTCCCTTAGGGAATTCGGCAGTGTTTAATCTGATTGATACAAACTATATTAAAGGATGGTATGCAAATCCTTTAGATATACACCCTTTTAAGTATTTAGATTATGGAGAAGGACTAATCATTCCTGGATTGGCCTTTATCGATTCCCGAAATACGCTGAACCCACTGGTGAATTTGATTCCGGAACAACATAGTTCCCACAGCTAA
- a CDS encoding TVP38/TMEM64 family protein gives MKKRLKSRSYLGILFPLLIILLIIIAYFTRKLWIPVFTDPDKIKDFILREGKWGPLAFIGIQFIQVVIFIIPGEVAQLAAGYIFGPLWGTIYSVIGILIGSVFNFYMARLLGYPFVELVLSKESVEKFEKLISSSKAKAGFFLFFLIPGIPKDALCYVAGVSRISFISFLVLSGIGRAPGIIGSTIMGSSLAERQWTVAIILFVLTALLAVGTMLFRNQIHQWVQRISGIDKGQSRND, from the coding sequence ATGAAGAAGAGACTAAAAAGTAGATCATATTTAGGAATTTTGTTTCCTCTCTTAATTATTCTTCTCATTATTATAGCTTATTTTACCAGAAAGCTCTGGATTCCAGTTTTTACAGATCCTGACAAAATAAAGGATTTCATCCTTAGGGAAGGGAAATGGGGACCTTTAGCTTTTATTGGCATCCAATTTATTCAGGTGGTTATATTTATTATACCGGGAGAAGTGGCCCAGTTAGCTGCAGGATATATTTTTGGACCATTATGGGGGACTATCTATTCCGTCATTGGAATACTGATAGGTTCTGTATTTAATTTTTATATGGCAAGGCTATTAGGTTATCCCTTTGTAGAATTGGTCTTATCTAAGGAATCAGTCGAAAAGTTTGAGAAGCTAATTTCTAGTTCCAAAGCTAAAGCAGGTTTTTTCCTCTTTTTCCTTATCCCGGGAATTCCTAAGGATGCCTTGTGTTATGTAGCAGGAGTATCAAGAATATCCTTTATCTCCTTCCTTGTTCTGTCTGGTATAGGAAGAGCCCCAGGTATTATTGGCAGCACGATAATGGGATCCTCTCTGGCAGAGCGGCAGTGGACTGTTGCTATTATTTTGTTTGTTTTAACCGCTTTATTAGCTGTGGGAACTATGTTGTTCCGGAATCAAATTCACCAGTGGGTTCAGCGTATTTCGGGAATCGATAAAGGCCAATCCAGGAATGATTAG
- a CDS encoding lytic transglycosylase domain-containing protein, translating to MSVQRALLFLCFTIIIAGCDKHIVEEANVVSVPDINESYHWPSKGSFEDYYNNPITKELVKKFFNGYTRNPSLTKMILDESIKQGVSPSLVFALVWAESDFNIQAINQNPTSIDRGLFQLNNRSFPHMVEADFFNPELNIKTGVSYLKGCLDKGGNEVVALAMYNAGASRVAQGGTPKMTLNYIDKILEYKSTLEDSFKVALIKTPSKAAYQTKAHKKVKLLLDRKNTLN from the coding sequence ATGTCAGTACAGCGTGCATTGTTGTTTTTATGTTTTACGATCATTATCGCCGGATGTGATAAACACATTGTAGAAGAAGCTAATGTAGTCAGTGTTCCAGATATAAACGAATCCTACCATTGGCCAAGTAAGGGAAGCTTTGAAGATTATTATAATAACCCTATTACTAAGGAACTTGTAAAGAAGTTTTTTAATGGATATACACGAAATCCAAGTTTAACAAAAATGATTTTAGATGAATCTATAAAGCAAGGGGTATCTCCTTCATTGGTATTCGCCTTAGTCTGGGCAGAAAGTGATTTCAATATTCAGGCAATTAATCAGAATCCTACAAGTATTGATAGAGGATTGTTTCAACTTAATAACAGAAGCTTTCCCCATATGGTTGAAGCAGATTTCTTTAATCCAGAATTAAATATCAAGACTGGTGTATCCTACTTAAAAGGTTGTCTTGATAAAGGTGGTAATGAGGTTGTGGCTCTTGCTATGTATAATGCAGGTGCTTCTAGAGTCGCTCAAGGGGGAACTCCAAAGATGACACTTAACTATATTGATAAGATACTTGAGTATAAATCAACTTTGGAAGATTCTTTTAAAGTTGCTTTAATAAAAACTCCTTCCAAAGCCGCCTACCAAACAAAGGCACACAAAAAGGTTAAGCTTCTTCTTGACAGAAAAAATACCCTGAACTAG
- a CDS encoding response regulator: protein MSIKDILYAEDEFTNRKLLQIQFEKNDLQCDLARDGREALDLATSNQYKMIILDQYMPGLNGDEVARTIRQTDPNIPLIAITSDDMEIENLRKAGFNEVFIKPLRGTGHIDKIKEYINKV from the coding sequence TTGTCAATTAAAGATATACTATACGCTGAAGACGAGTTTACAAACCGCAAATTGCTTCAAATTCAATTCGAAAAGAATGACCTTCAATGTGATCTGGCCCGTGATGGGAGAGAAGCTTTAGATTTAGCTACCTCAAACCAATATAAAATGATTATATTAGACCAGTATATGCCTGGTTTAAATGGCGATGAAGTAGCTAGAACGATTAGACAGACAGATCCAAACATCCCCTTGATCGCCATAACAAGTGATGATATGGAAATAGAGAATCTTCGCAAAGCAGGATTTAATGAAGTCTTCATTAAGCCCTTGAGAGGAACTGGACATATAGATAAAATCAAGGAATATATCAACAAGGTTTAG
- the leuS gene encoding leucine--tRNA ligase, with amino-acid sequence MSKYAFNEIEPKWQKYWEENKIFKVEEDPSIPKEKRLYILDMFPYPSAAGLHVGHPEGYTATDIWGRYKLMNGFNVLHPMGFDSFGLPAENYAIKTGTPPKVTTEQNIEHFIKQIKSLGFGYDWDREIRTHDEDYYHWTQWIFLQLFKKGLAYESQMPINWCPSCQTGLANEEVINGKCERCSTQVERRNIRQWVLKITAYADRLLEDLDNLDWPESVKAMQRNWIGRSEGANVTFEVADCDFNLEVYTTRPDTLFGATYMVVAPEHPLIDKMTSPEQKSAVNEYIKQAALKSDLERTDLAKSKTGVFSGAYGINPVNGKKIPIWVADYVLISYGSGAIMAVPAHDTRDWEFAKQFDLPIVEVLKGGDVQQKAYTEDGVHVNSDFLDGLGKKEAITKMIEWLEANKCGTKAVNYKLRDWIFSRQRYWGEPIPVLHTADGIVPVDDSELPITLPNVDSYEPSGTGESPLVNISEWVDVTYKGKAAKRETNTMPQWAGSCWYYLRYLDPKNKDRFVDPEKEKYWMPVDLYVGGAEHAVLHLLYARFWHKVLFDLGLVTTKEPFQKLVNQGMITSFAYQRKEGSLVPIDEVESPETDKYIEIATGEEVQQVVAKMSKSLKNVINPDDIISEFGADTMRLYEMFMGPLTVSKPWSTQGVVGVHRFLNRVWRASDWESTTKEAPKHLIKSLHKTIKKVSSDTENLEFNTAISQMMIFVNDLYKEEKLYTELWSQFLLLLSPYAPHLAEELWHKLGKTTSIAKEQWPSYEEDLTKEDTITLVLQINGKVRAKIDTEADIDKEQMLNIAKSNDRIKEFLEGKTIVKEIVVPGKLVNLVIK; translated from the coding sequence ATGAGTAAATACGCCTTTAATGAAATAGAGCCGAAGTGGCAGAAATACTGGGAAGAAAATAAGATATTCAAAGTGGAAGAAGATCCCAGTATTCCAAAAGAAAAAAGATTATATATTCTGGATATGTTCCCTTATCCTTCCGCTGCGGGCCTCCATGTAGGACATCCAGAAGGATACACGGCAACAGATATTTGGGGTCGCTATAAACTCATGAATGGCTTCAATGTTCTTCATCCTATGGGTTTCGACTCTTTTGGTTTGCCAGCAGAGAATTATGCCATAAAGACAGGAACACCTCCAAAGGTTACTACTGAGCAAAACATTGAACACTTTATTAAACAAATCAAATCTTTGGGTTTTGGATATGACTGGGATAGAGAAATCCGAACTCATGATGAAGACTATTATCATTGGACTCAATGGATTTTCCTTCAACTGTTCAAGAAAGGATTAGCTTATGAATCCCAAATGCCTATTAATTGGTGTCCCAGTTGTCAAACAGGTTTAGCGAATGAAGAAGTCATAAATGGTAAATGTGAACGATGTTCAACTCAAGTCGAACGACGAAATATAAGACAGTGGGTTCTAAAAATAACAGCCTATGCTGATAGGTTACTTGAAGACCTTGATAATTTGGACTGGCCAGAATCTGTAAAAGCTATGCAAAGGAACTGGATCGGTCGATCAGAAGGAGCTAATGTTACCTTTGAAGTTGCAGACTGTGATTTTAATTTAGAAGTCTATACAACAAGACCGGATACACTTTTTGGAGCTACCTATATGGTAGTGGCTCCAGAACATCCACTTATAGACAAAATGACCAGCCCTGAACAAAAATCGGCTGTAAATGAGTATATAAAACAAGCGGCTCTTAAGTCGGATTTGGAACGAACAGACTTGGCAAAGAGCAAAACAGGTGTGTTCTCGGGAGCTTATGGAATTAATCCAGTCAATGGGAAAAAGATTCCTATCTGGGTTGCTGATTATGTTCTTATATCTTACGGATCTGGAGCTATCATGGCTGTACCCGCACATGATACACGTGACTGGGAGTTTGCCAAACAGTTCGACCTACCTATTGTCGAAGTATTGAAAGGTGGTGATGTTCAGCAAAAAGCCTACACAGAAGATGGAGTACATGTTAATTCAGACTTTCTTGATGGCTTAGGAAAAAAAGAAGCCATAACCAAGATGATCGAATGGTTAGAAGCTAATAAATGCGGAACAAAAGCTGTAAACTACAAATTAAGAGACTGGATTTTCTCAAGACAAAGATATTGGGGAGAACCAATCCCCGTATTACATACAGCAGATGGTATCGTTCCTGTAGATGATAGTGAATTACCCATCACCCTTCCTAACGTTGATAGTTATGAACCTTCAGGAACAGGAGAGTCACCTCTTGTCAATATATCAGAATGGGTAGACGTAACTTATAAAGGGAAAGCGGCCAAAAGAGAAACCAATACAATGCCCCAGTGGGCTGGTTCTTGCTGGTACTATTTGCGTTACTTAGATCCCAAGAACAAGGATCGTTTTGTTGATCCTGAAAAAGAAAAATACTGGATGCCTGTTGATCTCTATGTTGGAGGAGCCGAACATGCTGTATTACATCTCCTCTACGCACGTTTCTGGCACAAAGTATTATTTGATTTAGGTCTGGTAACAACTAAGGAGCCTTTTCAAAAGCTCGTCAATCAGGGAATGATAACGTCCTTTGCCTACCAACGAAAAGAAGGAAGCCTCGTTCCTATTGATGAAGTAGAGTCTCCTGAAACAGATAAATACATAGAGATAGCAACAGGGGAAGAGGTTCAGCAAGTTGTTGCTAAAATGTCCAAATCTCTTAAGAATGTAATCAATCCTGATGACATTATCAGTGAATTTGGTGCTGATACAATGCGTCTCTATGAGATGTTCATGGGCCCCCTAACAGTCTCAAAACCCTGGTCTACCCAAGGAGTCGTAGGTGTTCACCGCTTCCTTAACAGAGTTTGGAGGGCTTCCGATTGGGAAAGTACCACAAAGGAAGCGCCAAAACATTTGATTAAAAGCCTTCATAAGACTATTAAGAAAGTTAGCAGTGATACTGAAAATCTGGAATTTAACACCGCTATCAGTCAAATGATGATATTTGTAAATGATCTTTATAAAGAAGAAAAGCTTTATACAGAACTTTGGAGTCAATTCCTTTTGTTGCTTAGTCCTTATGCCCCTCACTTAGCAGAAGAGTTATGGCATAAACTAGGAAAAACAACCTCTATAGCCAAAGAACAATGGCCTAGCTACGAAGAAGACTTAACCAAAGAAGATACTATTACTTTAGTATTACAGATAAATGGTAAAGTTAGAGCCAAAATCGATACAGAAGCGGATATTGACAAAGAACAGATGCTAAACATTGCTAAATCAAATGATCGAATAAAAGAATTCCTGGAAGGTAAGACTATTGTCAAAGAAATAGTAGTACCAGGCAAATTAGTCAATCTAGTGATCAAATAA
- a CDS encoding ATP-binding protein gives MLKQKVIGVYIGGFDSRFPLLMLKGIHAIAREKNIKIIYVSAGTENVQSQKELSMRQEVLKLLKLGIDGLILITATVNRDTQFAEEILYLKENFLIPIVFIGSPLEGYDSLLIDNVRTYKELVYLVLKSNKDRKYLFISGPLKHDFVKDRLRGFHIALEQLGIPIDSNREIFLNNHTSYDGGQGVKEAIEKNIDFDIVFCINDELALGASAELVHRGYKIPDDIWITGFDNIPETMSAIPNITTVERGGYYAGMEAVLKILYPDYCTEYVSYPWSIEWRESTGNYFLENTNDISIHSLDELADCLIGHFKPPFLLPSFPSKELWIDKFLIPLMESLKSKEVNFNSLQVLIKSAYFHILDLSLWPRIIEYIGHFDQYLSTFLDIPTEALRDRLRVLGHFIINQYSLREYQEQLSFYELNQKLSVSASQYSMTNFLDTMAQEVQKFGVHSLSVSFWDSDKNWTLREILRLDPGGEYKIKWPKGQAYTAKKLWEQYYSHDSEAFTLFLPLFGAEESFGILVLELVKPCFIIIESIRSVISVALQSSYLLSEIRKQSEKLEATVNVRTKALQELNKKMKIQIATKELLLDKLRRSEKRYRDFFENDLTGDFIVNNKLRVLDCNVAFARIFGYKNTNQAIGSSMLNYFPLYEDFKRLAKQFFRTKSFEYLETQLVRPDGKVVDIIANIIGTFDENGCLQSIRGYVFDNTPRKSLERQMIQNQKLEGLGRLAGGIAHDFNNLLTVINGYSELILAELEEKSPYYSDISEIREAGIKAASLTNQLLSFSRKKTVSLSSLSLNKIIRGMETLFERFLGEHILLNFYLEAQSDYIKGDKSQVEQVLMNLVLNAKDALGGGGHLTVKTSNVQLKETLYLIRGALLPGEYLLLTVKDDGEGMEEEVKAHIFEPFYTTKGHGQGTGLGMATVYGIIEQMKADIKILTKPGYGTSFEIYFKPIQQGSKDDKEKLSSSRLVSNNRECPILLVEDEAPVREFASRVLRQAGYDVKEACNGNQALEYAQTYTKAPFLITDVIMAGMSGPELAKRLKSRFKFIKTLFISGYADDYIQKHGIASEELCLLHKPFKSEEILQKLEEMLQD, from the coding sequence ATGTTAAAGCAAAAAGTTATAGGTGTCTATATTGGTGGTTTTGATAGCCGTTTTCCTCTTCTTATGCTTAAAGGAATACATGCTATAGCTCGTGAAAAAAATATTAAGATCATCTATGTATCCGCTGGAACTGAGAATGTCCAGAGTCAGAAAGAACTCTCTATGCGCCAGGAAGTTCTTAAACTACTAAAACTGGGGATTGATGGTCTAATATTGATAACGGCCACTGTCAACAGGGATACACAATTTGCTGAGGAGATTCTTTATTTAAAAGAAAACTTTTTGATTCCTATAGTCTTTATAGGAAGCCCTCTAGAGGGATATGATTCTCTTTTGATAGACAATGTTCGTACCTATAAAGAACTCGTCTATCTTGTGCTAAAGTCCAATAAAGATAGGAAATATCTATTTATTTCAGGACCTCTTAAACATGATTTTGTTAAAGATCGTTTACGAGGCTTTCATATTGCCTTAGAACAATTAGGTATTCCCATAGACAGTAATCGTGAGATCTTTCTTAATAATCACACTAGTTATGATGGGGGGCAAGGTGTAAAAGAAGCGATTGAAAAGAATATCGACTTTGATATTGTCTTTTGTATAAATGACGAATTAGCTTTAGGTGCTTCTGCAGAATTGGTTCATCGTGGATATAAAATTCCAGATGATATCTGGATTACCGGTTTTGATAATATACCAGAAACTATGTCTGCCATACCAAATATTACAACCGTAGAGCGGGGTGGGTATTATGCTGGTATGGAAGCGGTCTTAAAGATCTTATACCCCGATTATTGTACAGAATATGTAAGCTATCCTTGGAGTATTGAATGGCGTGAATCAACGGGCAACTACTTCTTAGAAAATACGAATGATATTTCTATTCATTCTCTTGATGAGTTGGCAGATTGCTTAATTGGACATTTTAAGCCTCCCTTTTTATTACCCTCTTTTCCTTCCAAAGAATTATGGATAGACAAATTTCTTATACCTCTTATGGAGTCTTTAAAAAGTAAGGAAGTTAATTTTAATAGTCTGCAAGTCTTAATAAAGTCGGCTTACTTTCATATTCTGGATTTGAGTTTATGGCCTCGTATTATTGAGTACATTGGCCATTTTGATCAGTATTTATCAACTTTCTTAGATATTCCTACAGAAGCCTTACGTGATCGTTTAAGAGTATTGGGTCATTTTATCATTAATCAATATAGTCTGCGAGAATATCAAGAACAGCTTTCTTTTTATGAACTCAATCAAAAGTTAAGTGTGTCTGCTAGCCAATATTCAATGACGAATTTCTTGGATACCATGGCTCAGGAAGTCCAGAAGTTTGGAGTGCACTCTTTAAGTGTATCTTTTTGGGATTCAGATAAGAACTGGACTTTGCGAGAGATCCTACGATTAGACCCTGGAGGAGAATACAAGATTAAATGGCCCAAAGGCCAAGCTTATACCGCAAAAAAGCTATGGGAACAGTATTATTCCCATGATAGTGAAGCCTTTACCTTGTTTTTGCCATTATTTGGAGCTGAAGAATCTTTTGGAATACTGGTATTAGAACTGGTTAAACCCTGTTTTATTATAATTGAATCTATTCGTTCTGTTATCTCTGTGGCATTACAAAGCTCCTATCTATTAAGTGAAATACGAAAACAATCAGAGAAGCTGGAAGCCACAGTAAATGTTCGTACTAAAGCCCTACAAGAGCTAAATAAAAAGATGAAGATTCAAATTGCTACCAAAGAACTTTTACTTGATAAGCTTCGTAGAAGTGAGAAAAGATACAGAGACTTCTTTGAAAATGATCTTACTGGTGATTTTATTGTTAACAACAAATTGAGAGTTCTTGATTGCAATGTGGCTTTTGCCAGGATCTTTGGGTACAAGAATACAAATCAGGCTATAGGGAGTAGTATGTTGAATTATTTCCCCCTATATGAAGACTTTAAGCGTTTAGCAAAGCAATTTTTTAGAACCAAGAGTTTTGAATACCTTGAAACACAATTGGTTAGACCAGATGGAAAAGTTGTTGATATTATAGCAAATATTATCGGGACATTTGATGAGAACGGATGTTTGCAGAGCATTAGGGGATATGTCTTTGATAATACTCCTAGAAAATCCTTGGAACGGCAAATGATTCAAAACCAAAAACTAGAAGGTTTAGGGCGTTTGGCTGGAGGGATTGCCCATGATTTTAATAATTTGCTAACTGTAATAAATGGGTATTCTGAATTAATTCTAGCAGAGTTAGAAGAAAAATCTCCTTATTATTCAGATATATCTGAAATCAGAGAAGCAGGAATCAAAGCGGCTTCTTTAACCAATCAGTTACTTTCTTTTTCTAGAAAAAAGACAGTAAGTCTATCCTCTTTAAGTCTCAATAAAATCATTCGGGGAATGGAGACTCTCTTCGAAAGATTTTTAGGTGAGCATATTCTCTTGAACTTTTACTTGGAAGCCCAGTCTGATTATATAAAAGGTGATAAGAGTCAAGTGGAGCAAGTATTGATGAATCTTGTTCTCAATGCAAAGGACGCTTTAGGCGGTGGTGGTCATCTTACCGTTAAGACTAGCAATGTTCAGTTAAAAGAAACTTTATATCTAATCCGTGGAGCTTTATTGCCTGGTGAATATCTCTTACTGACAGTAAAGGATGATGGGGAAGGTATGGAGGAAGAGGTTAAAGCTCATATCTTTGAACCTTTTTACACTACCAAAGGTCATGGGCAGGGCACAGGTTTAGGAATGGCCACTGTGTACGGGATCATTGAACAAATGAAAGCAGATATAAAAATTTTGACAAAACCTGGATATGGTACAAGCTTTGAGATATATTTTAAGCCAATTCAACAGGGATCCAAGGATGATAAGGAAAAGTTATCTTCTTCTCGTCTTGTGAGCAATAATAGGGAATGCCCTATTTTACTAGTTGAAGATGAAGCCCCTGTACGAGAGTTTGCTTCAAGGGTTCTCAGACAGGCTGGATATGATGTTAAGGAAGCATGTAATGGTAATCAGGCTTTGGAATATGCTCAGACATATACGAAAGCCCCGTTCTTGATTACCGATGTTATTATGGCTGGAATGAGCGGTCCAGAATTGGCTAAAAGATTAAAAAGTCGTTTCAAATTTATAAAAACTCTCTTTATCTCTGGCTATGCTGATGATTATATTCAGAAGCATGGAATAGCTAGTGAAGAGCTGTGTCTCCTCCACAAACCCTTCAAATCGGAAGAAATTCTGCAAAAATTAGAAGAAATGTTGCAAGATTAG